In Lolium rigidum isolate FL_2022 chromosome 7, APGP_CSIRO_Lrig_0.1, whole genome shotgun sequence, the DNA window ttggtatattatttgtatttttaacattttgaaatgaattagttttatttttctgaattttttgatatattatttgtattattaacattttgaattgaattagttttatttttctgatttttggtatattatttgtattttcaacattttgaattgaattagttctatttttctgaattttttgatatattatttgtatttttaaaattttgaattgaattagttttatttttatgaattttttggtatattatttgtatttttaacattttgaaatgaattagttttatttttatgaatttttttggtatattatttgtatttttaagattttgaattgaattagttttgtttttctgattttttggtatattatttgtattttcaacattttgaattgaaaagaaaattgaaaagaaatttgaaaaagacctttagtcgcggttggccacaccgaccgcgactaaagggtctttccgcgggaaccgctCAAATCCCgcgaaaatacctttagtcgcggttggggtccccaaccgcgactaaaggtgaccctttagtcgcggttggggaccccaaccgcgactaaagccccatcCCTATATATTCCGCGCCGCCCCGCGGGCGCATCAGTTCTcgatcttctcttcctcctcgcgctcgtcGCTCCGCCGTCACTGCCGCGCTCGATCGCtcactcgccgtcgccgtcgacaggctgccgcgcctcgccgtctccgtcgccgcactcgccgtcgccgccgccgtctcgtaCGTCGCCGCCCCGCCCACACCTGTCGCGCGCGCGCGCCCGTGTCCGTGTCTCCGCCGCCGCTcgtacgtcgccgccgccgctcgcagtACTGAGAGAGAGGAGATCGAGGGAGAGAGCGCGGCGCCGTGGCCGCGCGCGccgctgctcgccgccgccgagatgctcgcctgagagagagagaggagagaggccggccggcgcggcgcgcccgcgcgcgcgcggtgtgagagagacagagagagggagaggagagctaGCGCCcggcatttttttctttttttttttagtttttgttcttgttaattttaaaacaaaaaataactaaaatttgagttaaaagtttgtgtaaaattaaaaaactaaaatttgacttaaaaagaactacaataatttgacttaaacgaattaacgtgttgttaattaaaattgtaaactaattAAAATTTGACTAATTAAGTTTTCTTAAGCTAGTTACAGAATTTTGATCACTAAAATTTTTactaaaatttgtttttttaacttaactaaaaatttTGTACACTAACAAaagtttgacttaacaaaatttaacaaatatgtaatatgtaacaaaatttaacaaaaattctaatgatcaaaattttaacttaagataacttaatgatcaaaattccgtaacttaagaaaacttaatgatctcggtcacgcggtcactcgcggcgagggttatgtgtcctcggcaccgccacagccctctcggtcaccgccacaccggtctctcggtcacgcggtcactgcgtccccctttcgccaccgccaccggtctctcggtcacgcggtcactgtgtcccccctttcgccaccaccaccgttctctcggtcacgcgatcactgcgtcgacccccctctcgcctccctcgtcgccctctctctttatatgtagaagagatgtgataatgctggcatatacacaattaatttgttttgactacatgttttcaggactgacatatggcggacgatagagctgacccgattctggacaactatgatccggacgcggaagaccatatgttcggcatcataaaaggcgatattccttttgtgccgaccggagaagaagaagatgatatctcttcttatccgaaccttgagtgtgaagatgaagggcgccgtcggcaagcggatgatgccgaagaaacgtcgataaacgacgatcttcaattggaagtagcaaccacctccggcgccgaggtatatatatatatatacatattgagcgtctggtgatacaactaactgatttgaataaatgtgtgtgtactaacgcgcgcgactctctttcttattttagccctcggccggatcgtcgaaaaaatcgagtacgtcgtcgtcaaagcgtggcgcaaccaagacgatgaaagcaggagaaacatgcaccatcgatgttgtcgacgaagaaaccggcaggccgctggagcccagcaagaacgccaccaagtttgtcagccaatgcggagccgttgttagagacaacgtctcgatcaaccgccaggagtggaatgagccaaagaaggcacgtgttggtttcacttttgtcgataagagagaaaaaagattgcttcaacaagcttatggaacatttcgttctacctccggaataccgcaaatacgatgaggagggtaacaagattgcggaaaacaagaataggcgcaagctagtcaaacagttcgctctttctaggatggccaacgcattccggaaatacaagcaaaatctagcccatgactttgtcaaccagggcaagactccggatttcaaaggacaatatgagaaactgcaacatgattggccagaatttgtgaagcaaaagaaatcggagcagttccttgaactatcgaaaaaaataaggaaaatgcggccaagaaggagtacaatcataaaatggggccaggagggtatcgcttttggcagcctaagtgggagaagatggagaacgagctgagggcgcgaggaatccgtccaggtacggagggatgggacccaagggccaaaagccggtggtacgggcatgggggatcgctgaacccggagacaggggagtgtgtttaccagggcaaaataattacacccacccaaaaccttattgaggcaatgagggatgctcaagaggggaggatcaggttcaacagagagaacgacgccctgacaaaagccctcgggaatcctgaacacggaggacgtgtacgaggcatgcccggggacatttcgtggaaactagggttccccgtgaaagatgacccgtacggttacgaagccgtaagagaaagatggatcgggatgcggatgttgtggcgaagttggtaacggaaatggatgtgatgaagaaaaccgtgagtgtactagtcgccgaaacgagatgcagctcgggcgcagcatgaagatcatccaatggatctcggaagccagcagcggagaagaagcagcgtggcttccacggaggcctcaccggctggtgcaccgacgatcgaaattactgcaccggagcctcgagCTGGTGGTcgagttactgcaccggagcctcctcgctaccccgtggacgatataaaggagatgaaagcatgtcatccgtattatcctatcgggaacatgtccatgaaggtagccatcggcgatgctttaccaccggagcactccaccacaacaaccccattcaagatggctatgctcgtgtcacggtggaggagatagtccaagggtttgaggacctggacattgacattgctacacccgaaggggtgaaaagacttggagatgtcaagcgccagctcattctatggcgaagaaatttatcaagtttccgggcgaggcgccaacaagtccacccccgtacggtggtggtggtggcggtggcggtgacggtggcggtggcggtggcggtgacggtggcggtggcggtgacggtggcggtggtgcttcacctaatacacctcattcacgtcggccgacgccgcccccggtcctcgtccggcgggtgatcggacaccggtaccgcccccaatccacctccggcgaagaagcgaagcagtcctgggttattaacccggacccttacgtacctaagaaaacaaaggtaccggaggtatcaccgaagcctctccccgggaggtcttgggaaagtagtgccgaggaagtcgaggcgggcgcggctgctgatttagagaaatggaaggcaagcgtccgtgaagaaaatagagggcgagcccaagccagtatattccgacaaggaaaagcagtgggctaagtcatttttgaacacaccgtcccaagccgcgaagaatctgcccgacgactatttacgtgaacttcgtaggcaagcactcgcgttcaagaacgaggaaagagttggcggagaagaaagccttgaaggacgaggccgagtcaaaattagaaagggggaaagaagttgcccagctcggggaacaaagtaaacaatcgatcgccccgctcatagtgcaagccgccggtccggatgcccccgatatcatagcagctgcggcagcacatggattgactcgtagaaagtgccggaaaacaagcggccgacttaggtatcactcttcgtgcagtgttaggccttgatgaggcgccaatgaaggacgtagtatttacatatgtgaagaatggccctctcatcgagcctgcgcaggaagaggatctacctcgacaaatgaaaggtctcgctaaattggtacaagggttacataaaacatgaaaacgccaaagactatatctatgcggaagttaaatatgtgcatcacttcaaacgttactgggtacaaattcctctgagtgaattgttccagttgttcaatctgcgcgagctcgacaaatatatcatcagttgctacgttctgtaagtgatttattaatttctaccccatctcgttcatttcctgcactatatatatatatattatcctaactatcttgttgtgtacgctatatattatgcagaatgaagaagcgggaaatgcgaataaggaacatccatgatgttgggttcattgacccacacatcgttaattcatatgtgttagaacaccaccccgccgacgtggaggaagacctgtggcggtttattagaaaacagcaagagaaaagtgatattctatttccttaccattttgggtgagtgtttcgtcttgagcacattctcttttgtttactccatgcatggtatgtggctaatcgatgagttatgcatgatctgtgcatgtatcgtgtccgcaggttccactcggattcttatggtaattaaagttcagacctcctcggctctcgtccacgactctccgaatatggatccggcgctttggggcgacatgagaaaaatgatgcaaaagtaattattttcattcatttgcgctctatatcgatcggcctatttcgttcatcatttcctaatatcaagtaactaattaataactctcttgtttatttaattttctttgcctcgtagggtttggagacggttcgtagataccaaggtcggtgaattcaaaaaagagctacattttaaaatggcaaagtGCCGACgatcggggatactcagccaccggggaccaatctatgtggatactatgtttgtgagaggatccggagataccgcaatgagcgggaccagacgtgtgagaacaacatcccgaggaataacctccggaagacgcttagtccgaagctcgcttccgaccacttcaagaggaactagctggatggttggcgagggaagtcatcgatcctagaggagaacactattacgatgacgtagatctttatgtgcaccggaatttgtaactaacttgttcaaaattgtatatggtcatccgatattgaatatatattgtatatggtcatccgatattgaatatatattgtatattcctcttgaattctttttggttctaatttcaaatttgtttgaaattgtacatttcatatgcatgtatgtatacagtaccatagaatatgtgaaactccttcaaaattaaaacccaaaagaaataaaataatacaaattaaaaagaaaccagatttagggcgagggggggctaaaccctaaacctcgcggaggcctttagtcgcggttggccggaagaaccgcgactaaaggtcctccgcccggcgctcgccctgcggcccacgtggatgggcctttagtcgcggttcgtaaggaaccgcgactaaaggggggggcctttagtcgcgctactttggtcgcggttgggccaccgcgactaatggcagttgccaaccgcgatcaaagcccctttttccaccagtggagaCTCCTTTCCATCGCGCCAGTGGTGCAGGAAAGTGATGCAGGCTAGCAAACACGCCCTAGACAGCTACATATAGAGCATACTCGCGCAGTTGAGCATATCCGGCTGGAGCAGCATTCTTGCGGTGCAGTGTGTTAGTAGGAGAGATCCTGGATGACGCCCCCTGGTGTGGCCTACGACCGCCGGGTTGAGCTGCAGGCGTTCGAGAACACCAAGGCGGGCGTCAAGGGCCTCGTGGATGCCGGCATCACGACCATCCCGGCCATGTTCCGCCACCCGCTGGAATCCCTGGAGGGTATCACGACCCCAAGCGATAATGTAGCGGTCATCCCGACCCTCGACCTATCGGCAGCGCGGCGCGAGGATGCGGTGGCCCTGGTGCGGCACGCGGCCGGGACGGTGGGCTTCTTCCAGGTGGTCAACCACGGTGTGCCGGCGGAGCTCATGGCCGGCATGCTTGCGGGGGTGCGCCGGTTCAATGAGGGTCCGGCCGAGGCGAAGCGGGCCGCCTACACCAGGGACCTCGCTCGCAAGGTGCGTTTCAGCTCCAACTTCGACCTCTTCCAGACTGCAGCGGCCAGCTGGCGCGACACTCTCTTCTTTGGTCTGGCTCCGGATCCGCCACCTTCGCAAGAGCTGCCCGAGCCTCTCAGGTTGGGATCTCAGTATTTGTAGTTCATATGGGCCGGCTGTACTAGTACTAACTGATTGGATAATATAGGAACGTGGTCACGGACTACGGCGAGGCGGTGACTAAGGTGGCGCTGTGCGTGTTGGAGCTGCTTTCGGAGTCCTTGGGTCTAAGCAGCGACCACCTGCGCGAGATGGGCTGCGCGCACAGCCTTTACGTGGCATGCCAATACTACCCGCCGTGCCCGGAGCCGCACCTCACTCTTGGCCACAAGAGGCACACCGACGAGGGATTCCTCACCGTCCTCCTGCCTGCAGGTGCTCGTCGATCGCAGTGGCGCCGGCGGGACCTGGGTGGATGTTCCTTACGTGCCCGGCGCTCTGATGATAAACATCGGCGACCTTCTTCAGGTATCTATCTATTTCGTTCCAAGTCGTTGGAGTACATGTAATACTTGTAATAACCCGATCGATGATGTACGTGCAGCTTGTCAGCAATGACCAGTTCAGGAGCGCGGAGCATCGGGTCCTGGCAAACAAGAGCAACGATACGGCGAGGGTCTCGGTGGCGTCCTTCTTCAACACAGACATGAGCAGCTCGACGCTGTATCGCCCCATCACCAATGGACACAACCCCCCGATCTACAGGAGCGTCACGGCTCAGGAGTTCATGGCCACCTTTATGAGCATAGGTTTCGATGGTCGCTTACTCGATTACTACCGCTTGGAGCAGGATCCTCCTACACCTCATGTCTAGGGGTGTTAATTTCGTCAAGTTTAGTACTCGTTGGAGTGACACTAGCTGGCGGTCCACCCGCTAGCtcaaacttgtatgcaagaatctTCCTGCGAGATGCATGTGTTATTTGGAACAACTTGCTACTCCTGTAAGACTTTGAATAATCTTTTTTAATAAAAGATCGTATGCATCGATTGATTGACGTATATGCTAGGATCttcttttttaaaataaaatgtaaggttttttttctttttcattagTTACCTTGGTAGGATATAAAGATCATGTATGGTAGTGTTCATCTAGTGACATTATAGGTGGTCTTGTTTGATCACCATAGTAATGCTAAAttcattttattttaaacattagGCCCTCCAAAGCCccgctttgaattaacaaagttaTCAACAACCGGCCAAAATACTTCACGCAATATTCTGTTTAGTCTTACACTTGGTTCGAGAGCATCTCTTTACGAGGGGCTATTACTGTGATGGGCTGCATTATCTCTATGCTAGAGTGTATGCTCATATATATGCTTATCAATTACAGAATATATTGTATTGGGTatgtctatgtctcagttgactgagatttttttaagtctcagtcacctcagaaaGGTGCAACTGTAGTTTTAAAAGAAGTGCAACTCGGTCCAGTGGCACATTTCTAGTAGAAAAGTGCAATtccacttttttaacagaaaagtacaACCCAAACACTTTttttaagtgacttagacttaagaaaatctcatttgactgagacatagcaaaaccatatagtaTTAGCTATCACTGGATGCTTATTATTAAGTGCTATATTCACAACACCGTGTTTAAAAGAGAGAGATTAAGTGAAACTCTGAACCCGTCCATTTTAAACAATAAGAAACACCTTTGAACTTATTTACTTGCACTGTTATTTCCAAAAAATAAttatttcgaaaaaaaacatattgtaaactttacttgctttacttatttAAGTTTTATATTAAAAAGGCAAGCACTTTGGtgaagttggggacacaaaacacacacacctttggaggaacagagttcacctagttgaagtcaTGGTGGGACAtagggctggaattcgagccgagccAAGCCAGCTCGGCTCGACTCGCTAAATTTCGGTTaacaatcgagttagctcgaTTCGAGTCCAGATATAAAACTCGGTTTGACTCGCAAAGCTCGCGAGTAACTCAAATCTGTCAAACAGAACATGCAAACTATATAGtgcttttttctaaatatttggccATAGATT includes these proteins:
- the LOC124671987 gene encoding LOW QUALITY PROTEIN: DIBOA-glucoside dioxygenase BX6-like (The sequence of the model RefSeq protein was modified relative to this genomic sequence to represent the inferred CDS: deleted 1 base in 1 codon); its protein translation is MTPPGVAYDRRVELQAFENTKAGVKGLVDAGITTIPAMFRHPLESLEGITTPSDNVAVIPTLDLSAARREDAVALVRHAAGTVGFFQVVNHGVPAELMAGMLAGVRRFNEGPAEAKRAAYTRDLARKVRFSSNFDLFQTAAASWRDTLFFGLAPDPPPSQELPEPLRNVVTDYGEAVTKVALCVLELLSESLGLSSDHLREMGCAHSLYVACQYYPPCPEPHLTLGHKRHTDEGFLTVLLPQVLVDRSGAGGTWVDVPYVPGALMINIGDLLQLVSNDQFRSAEHRVLANKSNDTARVSVASFFNTDMSSSTLYRPITNGHNPPIYRSVTAQEFMATFMSIGFDGRLLDYYRLEQDPPTPHV